One genomic window of Quercus robur chromosome 6, dhQueRobu3.1, whole genome shotgun sequence includes the following:
- the LOC126688775 gene encoding auxin-responsive protein IAA31 isoform X1, translating to MLLLGTLLMGITSAQHSSASSIDSSCNPSAAAATSFSSFCAPIQSNNSARFDLSTDLRLGLSISSSYYNDLFPTPTTTTRVQPRSWPPIRSILRSAHLDKALDQKQASLFIKIYMEGIPIGRKLNLFAQDGYDSLMTTIAHMFPTTILCPGADRVHSDKYHVLTYEDKEGDWMMVGDVPWEMFLNNVKRLKIARADRC from the exons ATGCTTTTACTTGGAACCCTTCTg ATGGGAATTACATCAGCACAACATTCATCAGCTTCTTCCATAGACAGCAGCTGCAACCCTTCTGCAGCAGCTGCCAcctctttttcctctttctgTGCTCCAATTCAAAGCAATAACAGCGCAAGATTTGATTTGAGCACAGACCTCAGACTTGGTCTAAGCATCTCATCCTCTTATTACAATGACCTCTTTCCCACTCCAACAACGACAACAAG AGTGCAACCACGAAGCTGGCCACCAATCAGATCGATATTGAGGAGTGCACATTTAGATAAAGCACTTGATCAAAAGCAGGCCTCCTTATTTATCAAGATATACATGGAAGGCATTCCGATTGGTAGAAAATTGAATCTTTTTGCACAAGATGGCTATGATAGTCTCATGACAACTATTGCCCATATGTTCCCCACCACCATTCTTT GCCCAGGTGCTGATCGAGTTCACTCTGATAAATATCATGTCTTGACCTATGAAGATAAAGAAGGGGATTGGATGATGGTTGGAGATGTGCCATGGGA GATGTTCTTAAACAATGTGAAAAGACTAAAGATCGCCAGAGCAGACAGATGCTAG
- the LOC126688775 gene encoding auxin-responsive protein IAA31 isoform X3 has translation MGITSAQHSSASSIDSSCNPSAAAATSFSSFCAPIQSNNSARFDLSTDLRLGLSISSSYYNDLFPTPTTTTRVQPRSWPPIRSILRSAHLDKALDQKQASLFIKIYMEGIPIGRKLNLFAQDGYDSLMTTIAHMFPTTILCPGADRVHSDKYHVLTYEDKEGDWMMVGDVPWEMFLNNVKRLKIARADRC, from the exons ATGGGAATTACATCAGCACAACATTCATCAGCTTCTTCCATAGACAGCAGCTGCAACCCTTCTGCAGCAGCTGCCAcctctttttcctctttctgTGCTCCAATTCAAAGCAATAACAGCGCAAGATTTGATTTGAGCACAGACCTCAGACTTGGTCTAAGCATCTCATCCTCTTATTACAATGACCTCTTTCCCACTCCAACAACGACAACAAG AGTGCAACCACGAAGCTGGCCACCAATCAGATCGATATTGAGGAGTGCACATTTAGATAAAGCACTTGATCAAAAGCAGGCCTCCTTATTTATCAAGATATACATGGAAGGCATTCCGATTGGTAGAAAATTGAATCTTTTTGCACAAGATGGCTATGATAGTCTCATGACAACTATTGCCCATATGTTCCCCACCACCATTCTTT GCCCAGGTGCTGATCGAGTTCACTCTGATAAATATCATGTCTTGACCTATGAAGATAAAGAAGGGGATTGGATGATGGTTGGAGATGTGCCATGGGA GATGTTCTTAAACAATGTGAAAAGACTAAAGATCGCCAGAGCAGACAGATGCTAG
- the LOC126688774 gene encoding chromatin structure-remodeling complex protein BSH isoform X3: MKASALSFSKAPVKFRMPTSANLVPIRLDIEIDGQRFKDAFTWNPSDPDSEVVVFAKRTVKDLKLPPAFITQIASSIQTQLTEFRSYEGQDMYSGEKIVPIKDMNNFESDPEEFARTFCKDLGIEDPEVGPAIAFAIREQLYEIATQSVASARESRISKKGRRGTEHATSSKSSGSALDLVKLFGYRSSVVRKRKDWDVYEPIVDHLSNEEVDALEAREDRNIR, encoded by the exons ATGAAAGCATCGGCGTTGTCTTTCTCTAAAGCTCCCGTCAAGTTCAGGAT GCCAACTTCGGCGAATTTGGTACCGATTCGATTGGACATTGAAATTGACGGCCAGAGATTCAAAGATGCTTTTACTTGGAACCCTTCTg ACCCCGATTCAGAGGTCGTGGTGTTTGCGAAAAGGACAGTCAAAGATTTGAAGCTCCCTCCAGCATTCATAACACAGATTGCTTCATCCATTCAA ACGCAGCTAACAGAGTTTCGATCATATGAAGGACAGGATATGTACTCTGGGGAGAAGATAGTTCCAATTAAG gACATGAACAACTTTGAGAGTGATCCTGAAGAGTTTGCTAGAACCTTCTGCAAAGATCTGGGCATTGAAGACCCTGAAGTTGGA CCTGCAATTGCCTTTGCAATCAGAGAACAGCTTTATGAG ATTGCAACTCAAAGTGTAGCTTCAGCAAGAGAAAGCAGAATAAGCAAAAAGGGTCGCCGGGGGACTGAACATGCTACATCCAG TAAATCAAGTGGTTCTGCATTGGACCTGGTGAAGCTATTTGGTTACAGATCTAGTGTGGTCCG GAAAAGAAAGGACTGGGATGTATATGAACCCATCGTTGATCATCTATCTAATGAGGAAGTGGATGCCCTTGAAGCAAGAGAAGATAGGAATATTCGGTGA
- the LOC126688774 gene encoding chromatin structure-remodeling complex protein BSH isoform X1: MKASALSFSKAPVKFRMPTSANLVPIRLDIEIDGQRFKDAFTWNPSDPDSEVVVFAKRTVKDLKLPPAFITQIASSIQTQLTEFRSYEGQDMYSGEKIVPIKLDLRVNHTLIKDQFLWDMNNFESDPEEFARTFCKDLGIEDPEVGPAIAFAIREQLYEIATQSVASARESRISKKGRRGTEHATSSKSSGSALDLVKLFGYRSSVVRKRKDWDVYEPIVDHLSNEEVDALEAREDRNIR, translated from the exons ATGAAAGCATCGGCGTTGTCTTTCTCTAAAGCTCCCGTCAAGTTCAGGAT GCCAACTTCGGCGAATTTGGTACCGATTCGATTGGACATTGAAATTGACGGCCAGAGATTCAAAGATGCTTTTACTTGGAACCCTTCTg ACCCCGATTCAGAGGTCGTGGTGTTTGCGAAAAGGACAGTCAAAGATTTGAAGCTCCCTCCAGCATTCATAACACAGATTGCTTCATCCATTCAA ACGCAGCTAACAGAGTTTCGATCATATGAAGGACAGGATATGTACTCTGGGGAGAAGATAGTTCCAATTAAG CTTGATCTTCGAGTTAATCATACTCTTATAAAGGACCAGTTTTTGTGG gACATGAACAACTTTGAGAGTGATCCTGAAGAGTTTGCTAGAACCTTCTGCAAAGATCTGGGCATTGAAGACCCTGAAGTTGGA CCTGCAATTGCCTTTGCAATCAGAGAACAGCTTTATGAG ATTGCAACTCAAAGTGTAGCTTCAGCAAGAGAAAGCAGAATAAGCAAAAAGGGTCGCCGGGGGACTGAACATGCTACATCCAG TAAATCAAGTGGTTCTGCATTGGACCTGGTGAAGCTATTTGGTTACAGATCTAGTGTGGTCCG GAAAAGAAAGGACTGGGATGTATATGAACCCATCGTTGATCATCTATCTAATGAGGAAGTGGATGCCCTTGAAGCAAGAGAAGATAGGAATATTCGGTGA
- the LOC126688774 gene encoding chromatin structure-remodeling complex protein BSH isoform X2 produces MKAPAFSFSKAPVKFRMPTSANLVPIRLDIEIDGQRFKDAFTWNPSDPDSEVVVFAKRTVKDLKLPPAFITQIASSIQTQLTEFRSYEGQDMYSGEKIVPIKLDLRVNHTLIKDQFLWDMNNFESDPEEFARTFCKDLGIEDPEVGPAIAFAIREQLYEIATQSVASARESRISKKGRRGTEHATSSKSSGSALDLVKLFGYRSSVVRKRKDWDVYEPIVDHLSNEEVDALEAREDRNIR; encoded by the exons GCCAACTTCGGCGAATTTGGTACCGATTCGATTGGACATTGAAATTGACGGCCAGAGATTCAAAGATGCTTTTACTTGGAACCCTTCTg ACCCCGATTCAGAGGTCGTGGTGTTTGCGAAAAGGACAGTCAAAGATTTGAAGCTCCCTCCAGCATTCATAACACAGATTGCTTCATCCATTCAA ACGCAGCTAACAGAGTTTCGATCATATGAAGGACAGGATATGTACTCTGGGGAGAAGATAGTTCCAATTAAG CTTGATCTTCGAGTTAATCATACTCTTATAAAGGACCAGTTTTTGTGG gACATGAACAACTTTGAGAGTGATCCTGAAGAGTTTGCTAGAACCTTCTGCAAAGATCTGGGCATTGAAGACCCTGAAGTTGGA CCTGCAATTGCCTTTGCAATCAGAGAACAGCTTTATGAG ATTGCAACTCAAAGTGTAGCTTCAGCAAGAGAAAGCAGAATAAGCAAAAAGGGTCGCCGGGGGACTGAACATGCTACATCCAG TAAATCAAGTGGTTCTGCATTGGACCTGGTGAAGCTATTTGGTTACAGATCTAGTGTGGTCCG GAAAAGAAAGGACTGGGATGTATATGAACCCATCGTTGATCATCTATCTAATGAGGAAGTGGATGCCCTTGAAGCAAGAGAAGATAGGAATATTCGGTGA
- the LOC126688777 gene encoding uncharacterized protein LOC126688777, whose protein sequence is MTSWKKTITTPFKKACTFFNQQPSRDPKKSQPGQENRAMDLHGEVMACAYEDVQVMWSILDKSKSSTCNITS, encoded by the exons atgacTTCTTGGAAAAAAACCATCACAACCCCATTCAAAAAAGCTTGTACTTTCTTCAACCAGCAGCCCAGCAGAGACCCAAAGAAGAGCCAGCCAG GGCAAGAGAATCGTGCGATGGATTTGCATGGTGAAGTGATGGCATGTGCTTATGAAGATGTGCAGGTGATGTGGTCTATTCTGGACAAGTCCAAGTCCTCAACCTGCAATATTACTTCTTGA